A portion of the Candidatus Pristimantibacillus lignocellulolyticus genome contains these proteins:
- a CDS encoding flagellar protein, which yields MNIANCPRCGKIFAKGFKDVCPACVRDIDKEYELCSTYLREHRGATITELSDETNVSIRQITKFVREGRISMMDAPNLTYPCESCGVLISHNHLCDSCRTRLTNASKNLFHAENIAESKKLTDEQVKGAYKGINAYKDRT from the coding sequence ATGAATATTGCCAATTGTCCTCGTTGCGGAAAAATATTTGCTAAAGGATTCAAAGATGTATGTCCTGCTTGCGTACGAGATATCGATAAAGAGTACGAGTTATGTTCAACGTATTTGCGCGAACATAGAGGAGCAACGATTACAGAACTATCTGATGAGACGAATGTTTCAATTAGGCAAATTACTAAATTCGTACGAGAAGGTAGAATATCAATGATGGATGCACCGAATTTAACGTATCCATGTGAATCATGTGGAGTACTAATATCTCACAATCATCTATGTGATAGCTGTCGAACTCGATTGACGAATGCTTCGAAAAACTTGTTCCATGCAGAAAATATTGCAGAGAGCAAGAAGCTTACTGATGAACAGGTGAAGGGTGCCTATAAAGGTATAAACGCATATAAAGATCGCACTTAA
- the flgM gene encoding flagellar biosynthesis anti-sigma factor FlgM, with amino-acid sequence MKINDINRINGINKTYQNQAEFRKEDRKSMGKDEVQISQAAQEMLETSRVENSERTQYLDELKQAVQSGTYYVESGKIAEKLLPFFK; translated from the coding sequence ATGAAAATCAATGATATAAATCGTATTAATGGAATCAATAAAACTTATCAAAACCAAGCGGAGTTTCGTAAAGAAGATAGAAAATCAATGGGTAAAGATGAGGTTCAAATTTCACAAGCAGCACAAGAGATGCTAGAAACTAGTCGCGTAGAAAATAGTGAGCGAACACAATACTTGGATGAATTGAAACAGGCTGTGCAATCTGGAACCTACTATGTAGAGTCTGGGAAAATAGCGGAAAAGCTGTTGCCTTTCTTCAAATAG
- a CDS encoding flagellar protein FlgN codes for MEQSAFQLLISQLRQLLLIYRALFTLADEKKRAIIENNIELINALTMKETKALKPVPELEAVIRTQLTKLQRDLGFRPKLKMTLSEMTKMLVIPEEKQELADIQVAIADISTKLSKANQLNQQLIQQSLEYVHFSLDVLCGPPDEEVTYKRPTMNTDVQKRTGIYDTRA; via the coding sequence ATGGAACAGTCAGCATTTCAACTTTTGATCAGTCAACTTAGACAGCTATTGCTAATCTATCGTGCCTTATTCACATTAGCAGATGAAAAAAAGAGAGCAATTATTGAAAATAATATTGAGCTCATTAATGCACTTACGATGAAAGAGACGAAAGCATTGAAACCTGTTCCAGAACTTGAAGCAGTGATTCGTACTCAATTAACGAAGTTACAAAGAGATCTAGGATTTCGTCCGAAGTTAAAGATGACATTATCGGAAATGACCAAAATGCTAGTTATACCTGAAGAAAAGCAAGAATTAGCAGATATTCAGGTGGCCATAGCAGATATATCAACAAAGCTTAGTAAAGCAAATCAACTTAACCAACAATTAATTCAACAATCACTAGAGTATGTACATTTCTCACTTGATGTTTTATGCGGGCCTCCAGATGAAGAAGTAACTTATAAGCGTCCGACAATGAATACAGATGTTCAGAAACGAACAGGGATATATGACACAAGAGCGTAA
- the flgK gene encoding flagellar hook-associated protein FlgK yields MVSSFHGLETSKRAILTQSVALSTIGHNIANASTEGYSRQRVNLINASPLSAPGFNRIFTPGQIGSGVEYTSITRVRDSYLDMQYRRENQEKGLNSIYKATMDSIQTIINEPSDNGVSAVMDKFWNSLEVMNRDPNLLSARVDFIGNAKNMADTFNKIGTSLTTLEGDIDSNIDIKLNEANNLIDGISQLNETIRKIEMLGDHANDYRDQRDVLVDKLSKIVDVQYTEDPSGMVNVYSGGVQVVNGQVPTALTRADVANITSGEIAGYKKSQADIIQTRSQLDALVDTLINGKVQITMPNGYKTSTDMVADNDVTAVNALGVTTNYAAGTTIPAGSKITTSAKFTVDGFNGVHKMGYTLNSPAETGLDFFTLKDPTLPFSIDNIEVNPEIQKDTNKVAASGQYEMNGTDMVTIKGNSDIALALTSLRNLKFEFPANMTSLSTGTTDDYFRAFVSDLGTRANIAETNLSKSSDLTDNVEIRRQSVSGVQLDEEMTDMLRFQHAYNAAARNMTAVDEMLDRIINGMGLVGR; encoded by the coding sequence ATGGTATCATCATTTCACGGTTTAGAGACGAGTAAGCGCGCGATATTAACGCAATCGGTTGCTCTGAGCACAATAGGCCATAATATAGCGAATGCATCAACGGAAGGTTATTCTCGTCAGCGAGTTAATCTAATCAATGCTTCACCATTATCTGCACCAGGCTTTAATCGTATTTTCACTCCAGGTCAGATTGGTTCAGGGGTAGAATATACTAGTATTACACGCGTACGCGACAGCTACTTAGATATGCAATACCGTCGTGAGAATCAAGAAAAAGGTTTAAATAGCATATATAAAGCAACGATGGATTCGATTCAGACGATTATTAATGAGCCATCCGATAACGGCGTCAGTGCGGTTATGGATAAGTTTTGGAACTCACTTGAAGTTATGAACCGTGACCCTAACCTACTTAGTGCACGCGTAGATTTTATCGGTAATGCGAAAAATATGGCCGATACATTTAATAAAATTGGAACGTCCTTAACGACACTTGAAGGTGATATAGATAGCAATATCGATATTAAGCTTAATGAAGCCAACAATCTTATTGATGGTATCTCGCAATTGAATGAAACCATTCGTAAAATTGAGATGCTTGGTGATCATGCTAATGATTATCGCGATCAACGAGATGTACTTGTAGATAAACTATCCAAAATTGTAGATGTACAATATACAGAGGACCCAAGTGGTATGGTAAATGTCTATAGTGGCGGTGTTCAAGTTGTCAATGGTCAAGTACCAACAGCTTTAACTCGTGCCGACGTTGCTAATATTACGAGTGGTGAAATTGCTGGATACAAAAAATCACAAGCTGATATCATACAAACACGCAGTCAACTAGATGCGTTAGTTGATACACTTATTAATGGTAAAGTTCAGATTACAATGCCTAATGGTTACAAAACTTCCACAGATATGGTTGCTGATAACGATGTGACAGCAGTGAATGCATTAGGTGTAACAACAAACTATGCAGCAGGAACAACGATTCCAGCAGGTTCGAAAATTACTACTAGTGCTAAATTTACTGTAGATGGTTTTAATGGCGTTCATAAAATGGGATATACATTAAACTCCCCTGCTGAGACGGGACTTGACTTCTTCACGTTGAAGGATCCAACACTACCATTCTCCATAGATAATATTGAAGTTAATCCTGAAATTCAAAAGGATACAAATAAAGTGGCTGCTTCAGGTCAATATGAAATGAACGGCACGGATATGGTTACGATAAAAGGGAATAGTGATATCGCTTTAGCGCTAACAAGCTTACGTAACTTGAAATTTGAATTCCCTGCTAATATGACGTCACTGTCTACCGGTACAACAGATGATTACTTCCGCGCTTTTGTAAGTGATCTTGGAACACGTGCTAATATTGCAGAGACTAATTTAAGTAAAAGTAGCGATTTAACAGATAATGTAGAAATTCGTAGGCAGTCAGTAAGCGGCGTGCAACTGGATGAAGAAATGACGGATATGCTTCGCTTCCAACATGCGTATAATGCTGCTGCGCGTAATATGACAGCGGTAGATGAGATGCTAGATCGAATTATTAACGGTATGGGTCTAGTAGGTAGGTAG
- the flgL gene encoding flagellar hook-associated protein FlgL, with translation MRVTSMMQNTQLLRNLGHNNANIMDWQNKLATGEKISKPSDDPVGIGYQMRYTTELSRNEQYLANANTGVGWLSQTDSVLQQANSILQRLNTLVNQAANGTVTPEVREQIGLEVSQLREQMVTIGNSTYDGRYIFNGQKTDQAPYTSANAASDTTDSGVYYLNVSSSVAVEVSLPGETVFGKAGGNASENIFQMFDDIIGHLNGGQPIDQTALSASLNDIDGAIGQISLSLAEVGARMNRFELIQSRIGDEKVSLSTLKQGVADVDMADAIIQLQLQQNVLQASLSVGAKVMQMSLLDYIR, from the coding sequence ATGCGAGTTACTAGTATGATGCAAAATACGCAGTTGTTGCGCAATCTTGGTCATAACAATGCAAATATTATGGATTGGCAGAACAAACTGGCTACTGGAGAGAAAATTAGTAAGCCAAGCGATGATCCAGTTGGAATCGGGTATCAAATGCGTTACACGACGGAGCTGAGTCGTAATGAGCAATATCTCGCGAATGCCAATACAGGTGTTGGTTGGTTAAGTCAGACAGATTCGGTGCTGCAACAAGCTAATAGCATATTACAACGTTTGAACACTCTTGTGAATCAGGCAGCTAACGGAACAGTAACCCCTGAAGTAAGAGAACAAATCGGTCTAGAGGTGTCGCAGCTGCGAGAACAGATGGTTACTATTGGTAATAGTACGTATGATGGTCGTTATATATTCAACGGTCAGAAAACAGATCAAGCACCTTATACATCAGCAAATGCAGCATCTGATACCACTGATAGTGGTGTGTATTACTTGAATGTGAGCTCATCTGTTGCTGTAGAAGTAAGCTTACCTGGTGAAACGGTATTTGGTAAAGCTGGAGGAAATGCCTCAGAAAATATCTTCCAAATGTTCGATGATATTATTGGTCATCTAAACGGTGGTCAACCAATAGACCAAACAGCTTTATCTGCAAGCTTAAATGATATAGATGGTGCAATTGGACAAATCTCTTTAAGTCTTGCTGAGGTTGGTGCGCGCATGAATAGATTTGAATTGATCCAAAGTCGTATTGGTGATGAGAAAGTAAGCTTATCGACATTAAAACAAGGTGTTGCCGATGTTGATATGGCAGATGCTATCATTCAATTACAATTACAACAAAATGTTCTGCAAGCTTCACTATCTGTTGGAGCAAAAGTAATGCAGATGTCATTACTAGATTATATTCGTTAG
- the fliW gene encoding flagellar assembly protein FliW — protein MGESTISNQIIKSDLYGDIIVEDHQVFHFAQGIVGFSHLKQFALLPDEDTELFVLQSFSEDISLLLVPAALSENNISFHIDESTVEQLGVKHEDELAIFYLLRFIDNSPYINLRAPILVVSTTQKGCQYVVSDDSLSLREPLVLKGERDVSLET, from the coding sequence ATGGGTGAGAGTACAATTTCTAATCAAATCATAAAAAGTGATCTTTATGGTGACATCATAGTTGAAGATCATCAAGTCTTTCATTTTGCACAAGGTATTGTGGGCTTTTCTCATCTAAAGCAATTTGCATTATTACCTGATGAAGATACAGAGTTATTTGTGTTACAGTCATTTAGTGAAGATATTAGCTTATTATTAGTTCCCGCGGCATTGAGCGAGAATAATATTAGCTTTCACATAGATGAATCAACTGTTGAACAATTGGGCGTTAAACATGAAGATGAATTAGCAATATTCTATTTATTGCGCTTTATTGATAATAGTCCATACATTAATTTACGAGCTCCTATTCTTGTCGTATCCACTACGCAGAAAGGTTGCCAATATGTCGTTTCAGATGATTCACTAAGTCTACGCGAGCCATTGGTATTAAAAGGTGAACGTGATGTTAGTCTTGAAACGTAA
- the csrA gene encoding carbon storage regulator CsrA yields the protein MLVLKRKVGEVVRVANDIEVHVLAVEGDTIKLGFEAPKHIQILRSEVYDAIKAENVQSAMSNDHDAKVMLKQLMKKSLNNDKS from the coding sequence ATGTTAGTCTTGAAACGTAAAGTAGGCGAAGTTGTTCGTGTTGCCAATGATATAGAAGTTCATGTGTTAGCTGTTGAAGGGGATACCATTAAGTTGGGGTTTGAAGCTCCCAAACATATTCAGATTTTACGATCTGAAGTGTATGACGCCATAAAAGCAGAAAATGTACAGTCAGCAATGTCAAATGATCATGACGCCAAGGTGATGTTGAAGCAACTTATGAAGAAATCCCTCAATAACGATAAAAGTTAA
- a CDS encoding flagellar protein FlaG: MFSSINRMDGSSVDWGQLSGVKKPVDSSQEIQKIGSSAQTTNNADSKFTEQDRDRLYKEVEKVNATLKMESKSMRIKFSEKAEQYYVEVFDSRTQEVIESIPGKHIIELAAKLKDMIGFFIDEKR, encoded by the coding sequence GTGTTTAGTTCAATCAATCGTATGGATGGATCCTCAGTTGATTGGGGTCAATTATCTGGAGTGAAGAAGCCGGTGGATTCTTCACAAGAAATCCAGAAAATCGGCTCTTCTGCTCAGACTACTAACAACGCAGATTCTAAATTCACAGAACAAGACAGAGACAGACTCTACAAGGAAGTGGAGAAAGTCAATGCAACACTTAAAATGGAAAGTAAATCTATGCGAATAAAGTTCAGTGAAAAGGCCGAACAGTATTATGTGGAAGTATTCGATTCCCGTACGCAAGAAGTTATTGAGAGCATTCCTGGTAAGCATATTATCGAGCTTGCGGCCAAGCTAAAGGATATGATCGGATTCTTCATTGACGAGAAACGTTAA